One genomic segment of Suricata suricatta isolate VVHF042 chromosome 16, meerkat_22Aug2017_6uvM2_HiC, whole genome shotgun sequence includes these proteins:
- the ZBTB32 gene encoding zinc finger and BTB domain-containing protein 32 isoform X5, whose protein sequence is MDVVLENRKSTPINGAWQEVWPQDQRIPLSLNPEKGLWNQNWLASSSPAPGSLPQGSKKLSPREMEESNQRHTGALATCVGQVSTAGPPRQQPPPPPPARSRPYSCSVCGKRFSLKHQMETHYRVHTGEKPFSCSLCPQRSRDFSAMTKHLRTHGVAPYRCPLCGAGCSSLASMQAHMRGHSSSQLPPGWTIRSTFLYSSSSRPSRASTSPCRSPSSTS, encoded by the exons ATGGATGTTGTACTGGAGAATAGAAAGAG CACCCCCATCAATGGAGCCTGGCAGGAGGTCTGGCCTCAGGACCAGAG gatccCACTGTCACTGAACCCTGAGAAAGGTCTCTGGAACCAGAACTGGTTGGCCTCCTCCAGTCCTGCCCCAG GTTCCCTCCCCCAGGGCTCCAAAAAGCTCAGCCCTAGGGAGATGGAAGAATCTAATCAGAGGCACACAG GTGCACTTGCAACGTGTGTGGGTCAGGTGAGCACAGCAGGCCCACCTCGCCAAcagcctcctccaccccctcctgcGCGGTCTCGGCCCTATTCTTGTTCTGTCTGTGGAAAGAGGTTCTCTCTCAAGCATCAGATGGAGACACACTACCGAGTCCACACAG GAGAGAAGCCCTTCTCCTGTAGCCTATGTCCCCAGCGCTCCCGGGACTTCTCAGCCATGACCAAACACCTGCGGACGCATGGGGTCGCACCCTACCGCTGCCCTCTGTGCGGGGCCGGCTGCTCCAGCCTAGCCTCCATGCAGGCGCACATGCGCGGCCACTCGTCCAGCCAGCTCCCACCTGGATGGACCATTCGCTCCACATTCCTCTACTCCTCCTCTTCGAGGCCATCCCGGGCCTCGACTTCTCCCTGTAGatccccttcctccacctcctga
- the ZBTB32 gene encoding zinc finger and BTB domain-containing protein 32 isoform X3, whose product MLYWRIERDPLRLVPRPGTMALFRTRLPSPYGSDRLVRLAARLRPALCDALITVGSQEFPAHSLVLAGSLQTSIISRPWWAETPWFGEGQPALWSILLLPPRYGTPFSYSTPINGAWQEVWPQDQRIPLSLNPEKGLWNQNWLASSSPAPGSLPQGSKKLSPREMEESNQRHTGALATCVGQVSTAGPPRQQPPPPPPARSRPYSCSVCGKRFSLKHQMETHYRVHTGEKPFSCSLCPQRSRDFSAMTKHLRTHGVAPYRCPLCGAGCSSLASMQAHMRGHSSSQLPPGWTIRSTFLYSSSSRPSRASTSPCRSPSSTS is encoded by the exons ATGTTGTACTGGAGAATAGAAAGAG ATCCTCTGAGATTGGTACCCAGGCCAGGCACAATGGCCTTGTTCCGGACAAGACTGCCTAGTCCCTATGGCTCTGATCGGCTGGTACGGCTAGCAGCCAGGCTCCGGCCAGCACTATGTGATGCCCTGATCACTGTGGGGAGCCAGGAATTCCCTGCCCACAGCCTGGTGCTGGCAG gtTCCCTCCAAACCAGCATCATCTCTAGGCCCTGGTGGGCTGAGACCCCTTGGTTTGGGGAGGGCCAGCCTGCCCTGTGGAGCATCCTGCTGTTGCCACCCAGATATGGCACTCCCTTCTCCTATAGCACCCCCATCAATGGAGCCTGGCAGGAGGTCTGGCCTCAGGACCAGAG gatccCACTGTCACTGAACCCTGAGAAAGGTCTCTGGAACCAGAACTGGTTGGCCTCCTCCAGTCCTGCCCCAG GTTCCCTCCCCCAGGGCTCCAAAAAGCTCAGCCCTAGGGAGATGGAAGAATCTAATCAGAGGCACACAG GTGCACTTGCAACGTGTGTGGGTCAGGTGAGCACAGCAGGCCCACCTCGCCAAcagcctcctccaccccctcctgcGCGGTCTCGGCCCTATTCTTGTTCTGTCTGTGGAAAGAGGTTCTCTCTCAAGCATCAGATGGAGACACACTACCGAGTCCACACAG GAGAGAAGCCCTTCTCCTGTAGCCTATGTCCCCAGCGCTCCCGGGACTTCTCAGCCATGACCAAACACCTGCGGACGCATGGGGTCGCACCCTACCGCTGCCCTCTGTGCGGGGCCGGCTGCTCCAGCCTAGCCTCCATGCAGGCGCACATGCGCGGCCACTCGTCCAGCCAGCTCCCACCTGGATGGACCATTCGCTCCACATTCCTCTACTCCTCCTCTTCGAGGCCATCCCGGGCCTCGACTTCTCCCTGTAGatccccttcctccacctcctga
- the ZBTB32 gene encoding zinc finger and BTB domain-containing protein 32 isoform X7: MALIGCTPINGAWQEVWPQDQRIPLSLNPEKGLWNQNWLASSSPAPGSLPQGSKKLSPREMEESNQRHTGALATCVGQVSTAGPPRQQPPPPPPARSRPYSCSVCGKRFSLKHQMETHYRVHTGEKPFSCSLCPQRSRDFSAMTKHLRTHGVAPYRCPLCGAGCSSLASMQAHMRGHSSSQLPPGWTIRSTFLYSSSSRPSRASTSPCRSPSSTS; the protein is encoded by the exons ATGGCTCTGATCGGCTG CACCCCCATCAATGGAGCCTGGCAGGAGGTCTGGCCTCAGGACCAGAG gatccCACTGTCACTGAACCCTGAGAAAGGTCTCTGGAACCAGAACTGGTTGGCCTCCTCCAGTCCTGCCCCAG GTTCCCTCCCCCAGGGCTCCAAAAAGCTCAGCCCTAGGGAGATGGAAGAATCTAATCAGAGGCACACAG GTGCACTTGCAACGTGTGTGGGTCAGGTGAGCACAGCAGGCCCACCTCGCCAAcagcctcctccaccccctcctgcGCGGTCTCGGCCCTATTCTTGTTCTGTCTGTGGAAAGAGGTTCTCTCTCAAGCATCAGATGGAGACACACTACCGAGTCCACACAG GAGAGAAGCCCTTCTCCTGTAGCCTATGTCCCCAGCGCTCCCGGGACTTCTCAGCCATGACCAAACACCTGCGGACGCATGGGGTCGCACCCTACCGCTGCCCTCTGTGCGGGGCCGGCTGCTCCAGCCTAGCCTCCATGCAGGCGCACATGCGCGGCCACTCGTCCAGCCAGCTCCCACCTGGATGGACCATTCGCTCCACATTCCTCTACTCCTCCTCTTCGAGGCCATCCCGGGCCTCGACTTCTCCCTGTAGatccccttcctccacctcctga
- the ZBTB32 gene encoding zinc finger and BTB domain-containing protein 32 isoform X2, producing the protein MLYWRIERDPLRLVPRPGTMALFRTRLPSPYGSDRLVRLAARLRPALCDALITVGSQEFPAHSLVLAGASQQLGRRGRWALVKGISPSTFAQLLYFVYGETVELQPGELGPLEEAARALGVQSLEDACRRARWDGVRELGPGLREHQKEPEKPTRDSERRLGGYGEQRPEKFVRTGGREWETLYEQRPPRESPEPAEPMKEGQGEQMRSKETLKQSPLGHGGIDGKQEVIMWVTESPGGSEERLREFPGPLPPPGSLQTSIISRPWWAETPWFGEGQPALWSILLLPPRYGTPFSYSTPINGAWQEVWPQDQRIPLSLNPEKGLWNQNWLASSSPAPGSLPQGSKKLSPREMEESNQRHTGALATCVGQVSTAGPPRQQPPPPPPARSRPYSCSVCGKRFSLKHQMETHYRVHTVSVPSSASPNNTIEE; encoded by the exons ATGTTGTACTGGAGAATAGAAAGAG ATCCTCTGAGATTGGTACCCAGGCCAGGCACAATGGCCTTGTTCCGGACAAGACTGCCTAGTCCCTATGGCTCTGATCGGCTGGTACGGCTAGCAGCCAGGCTCCGGCCAGCACTATGTGATGCCCTGATCACTGTGGGGAGCCAGGAATTCCCTGCCCACAGCCTGGTGCTGGCAGGTGCGAGCCAGCAGCTGGGCCGCAGGGGCCGCTGGGCTCTGGTGAAAGGCATCAGCCCTTCTACCTTTGCCCAgcttctgtattttgtttatggGGAGACTGTAGAGCTGCAGCCTGGGGAACTGGGGCCCCTTGAGGAAGCAGCCAGGGCCTTGGGGGTGCAGTCCCTGGAAGATGCATGCAGGAGGGCTCGGTGGGATGGGGTTAGAGAGCTGGGTCCAGGGCTGAGGGAACATCAGAAGGAGCCAGAGAAACCCACAAGGGATTCTGAGAGAAGACTGGGGGGATACGGAGAGCAGAGACCAGAAAAATTTGTTAGGACTGGTggaagagaatgggagacacTGTATGAGCAAAGGCCACCAAGAGAGAGCCCTGAGCCAGCAGAGCCAATGAAGGAGGGTCAGGGGGAGCAGATGAGATCAAAGGAGACTCTCAAGCAATCCCCTCTTGGCCATGGGGGAATAGATGGAAAGCAAGAAGTGATTATGTGGGTGACGGAGAGTCCAGGGGGCTCTGAGGAAAGATTGCGGGAGTTCCCtggcccccttcccccaccaggtTCCCTCCAAACCAGCATCATCTCTAGGCCCTGGTGGGCTGAGACCCCTTGGTTTGGGGAGGGCCAGCCTGCCCTGTGGAGCATCCTGCTGTTGCCACCCAGATATGGCACTCCCTTCTCCTATAGCACCCCCATCAATGGAGCCTGGCAGGAGGTCTGGCCTCAGGACCAGAG gatccCACTGTCACTGAACCCTGAGAAAGGTCTCTGGAACCAGAACTGGTTGGCCTCCTCCAGTCCTGCCCCAG GTTCCCTCCCCCAGGGCTCCAAAAAGCTCAGCCCTAGGGAGATGGAAGAATCTAATCAGAGGCACACAG GTGCACTTGCAACGTGTGTGGGTCAGGTGAGCACAGCAGGCCCACCTCGCCAAcagcctcctccaccccctcctgcGCGGTCTCGGCCCTATTCTTGTTCTGTCTGTGGAAAGAGGTTCTCTCTCAAGCATCAGATGGAGACACACTACCGAGTCCACACAG TGTCGGTACCTTCTTCGGCTTCACCCAACAATACAATAGAAGAATGA
- the ZBTB32 gene encoding zinc finger and BTB domain-containing protein 32 isoform X10, with protein sequence MEESNQRHTGALATCVGQVSTAGPPRQQPPPPPPARSRPYSCSVCGKRFSLKHQMETHYRVHTGEKPFSCSLCPQRSRDFSAMTKHLRTHGVAPYRCPLCGAGCSSLASMQAHMRGHSSSQLPPGWTIRSTFLYSSSSRPSRASTSPCRSPSSTS encoded by the exons ATGGAAGAATCTAATCAGAGGCACACAG GTGCACTTGCAACGTGTGTGGGTCAGGTGAGCACAGCAGGCCCACCTCGCCAAcagcctcctccaccccctcctgcGCGGTCTCGGCCCTATTCTTGTTCTGTCTGTGGAAAGAGGTTCTCTCTCAAGCATCAGATGGAGACACACTACCGAGTCCACACAG GAGAGAAGCCCTTCTCCTGTAGCCTATGTCCCCAGCGCTCCCGGGACTTCTCAGCCATGACCAAACACCTGCGGACGCATGGGGTCGCACCCTACCGCTGCCCTCTGTGCGGGGCCGGCTGCTCCAGCCTAGCCTCCATGCAGGCGCACATGCGCGGCCACTCGTCCAGCCAGCTCCCACCTGGATGGACCATTCGCTCCACATTCCTCTACTCCTCCTCTTCGAGGCCATCCCGGGCCTCGACTTCTCCCTGTAGatccccttcctccacctcctga
- the ZBTB32 gene encoding zinc finger and BTB domain-containing protein 32 isoform X9, whose amino-acid sequence MLYWRIERAPPSMEPGRRSGLRTRGSLPQGSKKLSPREMEESNQRHTGALATCVGQVSTAGPPRQQPPPPPPARSRPYSCSVCGKRFSLKHQMETHYRVHTGEKPFSCSLCPQRSRDFSAMTKHLRTHGVAPYRCPLCGAGCSSLASMQAHMRGHSSSQLPPGWTIRSTFLYSSSSRPSRASTSPCRSPSSTS is encoded by the exons ATGTTGTACTGGAGAATAGAAAGAG CACCCCCATCAATGGAGCCTGGCAGGAGGTCTGGCCTCAGGACCAGAG GTTCCCTCCCCCAGGGCTCCAAAAAGCTCAGCCCTAGGGAGATGGAAGAATCTAATCAGAGGCACACAG GTGCACTTGCAACGTGTGTGGGTCAGGTGAGCACAGCAGGCCCACCTCGCCAAcagcctcctccaccccctcctgcGCGGTCTCGGCCCTATTCTTGTTCTGTCTGTGGAAAGAGGTTCTCTCTCAAGCATCAGATGGAGACACACTACCGAGTCCACACAG GAGAGAAGCCCTTCTCCTGTAGCCTATGTCCCCAGCGCTCCCGGGACTTCTCAGCCATGACCAAACACCTGCGGACGCATGGGGTCGCACCCTACCGCTGCCCTCTGTGCGGGGCCGGCTGCTCCAGCCTAGCCTCCATGCAGGCGCACATGCGCGGCCACTCGTCCAGCCAGCTCCCACCTGGATGGACCATTCGCTCCACATTCCTCTACTCCTCCTCTTCGAGGCCATCCCGGGCCTCGACTTCTCCCTGTAGatccccttcctccacctcctga
- the ZBTB32 gene encoding zinc finger and BTB domain-containing protein 32 isoform X8 produces MRCPGGSYNWIPLSLNPEKGLWNQNWLASSSPAPGSLPQGSKKLSPREMEESNQRHTGALATCVGQVSTAGPPRQQPPPPPPARSRPYSCSVCGKRFSLKHQMETHYRVHTGEKPFSCSLCPQRSRDFSAMTKHLRTHGVAPYRCPLCGAGCSSLASMQAHMRGHSSSQLPPGWTIRSTFLYSSSSRPSRASTSPCRSPSSTS; encoded by the exons ATGCGGTGTCCAGGAGGAAGCTACAACTG gatccCACTGTCACTGAACCCTGAGAAAGGTCTCTGGAACCAGAACTGGTTGGCCTCCTCCAGTCCTGCCCCAG GTTCCCTCCCCCAGGGCTCCAAAAAGCTCAGCCCTAGGGAGATGGAAGAATCTAATCAGAGGCACACAG GTGCACTTGCAACGTGTGTGGGTCAGGTGAGCACAGCAGGCCCACCTCGCCAAcagcctcctccaccccctcctgcGCGGTCTCGGCCCTATTCTTGTTCTGTCTGTGGAAAGAGGTTCTCTCTCAAGCATCAGATGGAGACACACTACCGAGTCCACACAG GAGAGAAGCCCTTCTCCTGTAGCCTATGTCCCCAGCGCTCCCGGGACTTCTCAGCCATGACCAAACACCTGCGGACGCATGGGGTCGCACCCTACCGCTGCCCTCTGTGCGGGGCCGGCTGCTCCAGCCTAGCCTCCATGCAGGCGCACATGCGCGGCCACTCGTCCAGCCAGCTCCCACCTGGATGGACCATTCGCTCCACATTCCTCTACTCCTCCTCTTCGAGGCCATCCCGGGCCTCGACTTCTCCCTGTAGatccccttcctccacctcctga
- the ZBTB32 gene encoding zinc finger and BTB domain-containing protein 32 isoform X1, whose amino-acid sequence MALFRTRLPSPYGSDRLVRLAARLRPALCDALITVGSQEFPAHSLVLAGASQQLGRRGRWALVKGISPSTFAQLLYFVYGETVELQPGELGPLEEAARALGVQSLEDACRRARWDGVRELGPGLREHQKEPEKPTRDSERRLGGYGEQRPEKFVRTGGREWETLYEQRPPRESPEPAEPMKEGQGEQMRSKETLKQSPLGHGGIDGKQEVIMWVTESPGGSEERLREFPGPLPPPGSLQTSIISRPWWAETPWFGEGQPALWSILLLPPRYGTPFSYSTPINGAWQEVWPQDQRIPLSLNPEKGLWNQNWLASSSPAPGSLPQGSKKLSPREMEESNQRHTGALATCVGQVSTAGPPRQQPPPPPPARSRPYSCSVCGKRFSLKHQMETHYRVHTGEKPFSCSLCPQRSRDFSAMTKHLRTHGVAPYRCPLCGAGCSSLASMQAHMRGHSSSQLPPGWTIRSTFLYSSSSRPSRASTSPCRSPSSTS is encoded by the exons ATGGCCTTGTTCCGGACAAGACTGCCTAGTCCCTATGGCTCTGATCGGCTGGTACGGCTAGCAGCCAGGCTCCGGCCAGCACTATGTGATGCCCTGATCACTGTGGGGAGCCAGGAATTCCCTGCCCACAGCCTGGTGCTGGCAGGTGCGAGCCAGCAGCTGGGCCGCAGGGGCCGCTGGGCTCTGGTGAAAGGCATCAGCCCTTCTACCTTTGCCCAgcttctgtattttgtttatggGGAGACTGTAGAGCTGCAGCCTGGGGAACTGGGGCCCCTTGAGGAAGCAGCCAGGGCCTTGGGGGTGCAGTCCCTGGAAGATGCATGCAGGAGGGCTCGGTGGGATGGGGTTAGAGAGCTGGGTCCAGGGCTGAGGGAACATCAGAAGGAGCCAGAGAAACCCACAAGGGATTCTGAGAGAAGACTGGGGGGATACGGAGAGCAGAGACCAGAAAAATTTGTTAGGACTGGTggaagagaatgggagacacTGTATGAGCAAAGGCCACCAAGAGAGAGCCCTGAGCCAGCAGAGCCAATGAAGGAGGGTCAGGGGGAGCAGATGAGATCAAAGGAGACTCTCAAGCAATCCCCTCTTGGCCATGGGGGAATAGATGGAAAGCAAGAAGTGATTATGTGGGTGACGGAGAGTCCAGGGGGCTCTGAGGAAAGATTGCGGGAGTTCCCtggcccccttcccccaccaggtTCCCTCCAAACCAGCATCATCTCTAGGCCCTGGTGGGCTGAGACCCCTTGGTTTGGGGAGGGCCAGCCTGCCCTGTGGAGCATCCTGCTGTTGCCACCCAGATATGGCACTCCCTTCTCCTATAGCACCCCCATCAATGGAGCCTGGCAGGAGGTCTGGCCTCAGGACCAGAG gatccCACTGTCACTGAACCCTGAGAAAGGTCTCTGGAACCAGAACTGGTTGGCCTCCTCCAGTCCTGCCCCAG GTTCCCTCCCCCAGGGCTCCAAAAAGCTCAGCCCTAGGGAGATGGAAGAATCTAATCAGAGGCACACAG GTGCACTTGCAACGTGTGTGGGTCAGGTGAGCACAGCAGGCCCACCTCGCCAAcagcctcctccaccccctcctgcGCGGTCTCGGCCCTATTCTTGTTCTGTCTGTGGAAAGAGGTTCTCTCTCAAGCATCAGATGGAGACACACTACCGAGTCCACACAG GAGAGAAGCCCTTCTCCTGTAGCCTATGTCCCCAGCGCTCCCGGGACTTCTCAGCCATGACCAAACACCTGCGGACGCATGGGGTCGCACCCTACCGCTGCCCTCTGTGCGGGGCCGGCTGCTCCAGCCTAGCCTCCATGCAGGCGCACATGCGCGGCCACTCGTCCAGCCAGCTCCCACCTGGATGGACCATTCGCTCCACATTCCTCTACTCCTCCTCTTCGAGGCCATCCCGGGCCTCGACTTCTCCCTGTAGatccccttcctccacctcctga
- the ZBTB32 gene encoding zinc finger and BTB domain-containing protein 32 isoform X4: MLYWRIERGSLQTSIISRPWWAETPWFGEGQPALWSILLLPPRYGTPFSYSTPINGAWQEVWPQDQRIPLSLNPEKGLWNQNWLASSSPAPGSLPQGSKKLSPREMEESNQRHTGALATCVGQVSTAGPPRQQPPPPPPARSRPYSCSVCGKRFSLKHQMETHYRVHTGEKPFSCSLCPQRSRDFSAMTKHLRTHGVAPYRCPLCGAGCSSLASMQAHMRGHSSSQLPPGWTIRSTFLYSSSSRPSRASTSPCRSPSSTS; this comes from the exons ATGTTGTACTGGAGAATAGAAAGAG gtTCCCTCCAAACCAGCATCATCTCTAGGCCCTGGTGGGCTGAGACCCCTTGGTTTGGGGAGGGCCAGCCTGCCCTGTGGAGCATCCTGCTGTTGCCACCCAGATATGGCACTCCCTTCTCCTATAGCACCCCCATCAATGGAGCCTGGCAGGAGGTCTGGCCTCAGGACCAGAG gatccCACTGTCACTGAACCCTGAGAAAGGTCTCTGGAACCAGAACTGGTTGGCCTCCTCCAGTCCTGCCCCAG GTTCCCTCCCCCAGGGCTCCAAAAAGCTCAGCCCTAGGGAGATGGAAGAATCTAATCAGAGGCACACAG GTGCACTTGCAACGTGTGTGGGTCAGGTGAGCACAGCAGGCCCACCTCGCCAAcagcctcctccaccccctcctgcGCGGTCTCGGCCCTATTCTTGTTCTGTCTGTGGAAAGAGGTTCTCTCTCAAGCATCAGATGGAGACACACTACCGAGTCCACACAG GAGAGAAGCCCTTCTCCTGTAGCCTATGTCCCCAGCGCTCCCGGGACTTCTCAGCCATGACCAAACACCTGCGGACGCATGGGGTCGCACCCTACCGCTGCCCTCTGTGCGGGGCCGGCTGCTCCAGCCTAGCCTCCATGCAGGCGCACATGCGCGGCCACTCGTCCAGCCAGCTCCCACCTGGATGGACCATTCGCTCCACATTCCTCTACTCCTCCTCTTCGAGGCCATCCCGGGCCTCGACTTCTCCCTGTAGatccccttcctccacctcctga
- the ZBTB32 gene encoding zinc finger and BTB domain-containing protein 32 isoform X6 gives MRCPGGSYNCTPINGAWQEVWPQDQRIPLSLNPEKGLWNQNWLASSSPAPGSLPQGSKKLSPREMEESNQRHTGALATCVGQVSTAGPPRQQPPPPPPARSRPYSCSVCGKRFSLKHQMETHYRVHTGEKPFSCSLCPQRSRDFSAMTKHLRTHGVAPYRCPLCGAGCSSLASMQAHMRGHSSSQLPPGWTIRSTFLYSSSSRPSRASTSPCRSPSSTS, from the exons ATGCGGTGTCCAGGAGGAAGCTACAACTG CACCCCCATCAATGGAGCCTGGCAGGAGGTCTGGCCTCAGGACCAGAG gatccCACTGTCACTGAACCCTGAGAAAGGTCTCTGGAACCAGAACTGGTTGGCCTCCTCCAGTCCTGCCCCAG GTTCCCTCCCCCAGGGCTCCAAAAAGCTCAGCCCTAGGGAGATGGAAGAATCTAATCAGAGGCACACAG GTGCACTTGCAACGTGTGTGGGTCAGGTGAGCACAGCAGGCCCACCTCGCCAAcagcctcctccaccccctcctgcGCGGTCTCGGCCCTATTCTTGTTCTGTCTGTGGAAAGAGGTTCTCTCTCAAGCATCAGATGGAGACACACTACCGAGTCCACACAG GAGAGAAGCCCTTCTCCTGTAGCCTATGTCCCCAGCGCTCCCGGGACTTCTCAGCCATGACCAAACACCTGCGGACGCATGGGGTCGCACCCTACCGCTGCCCTCTGTGCGGGGCCGGCTGCTCCAGCCTAGCCTCCATGCAGGCGCACATGCGCGGCCACTCGTCCAGCCAGCTCCCACCTGGATGGACCATTCGCTCCACATTCCTCTACTCCTCCTCTTCGAGGCCATCCCGGGCCTCGACTTCTCCCTGTAGatccccttcctccacctcctga